The Lasioglossum baleicum unplaced genomic scaffold, iyLasBale1 scaffold2414, whole genome shotgun sequence genome includes a window with the following:
- the LOC143221454 gene encoding uncharacterized protein LOC143221454, with protein sequence MLAFGLVIANAFNGMPWTAITSALLRHRVPDCLAAMIRDYLSAAICPAGVGAGPDPVGLSVRRGATRRTPGRIVGAIERQGFRVSPEKTQAIWFHNGRKKRAIPHARGKIGGKVKYLVLVLDGRWTFEDHFEERTPACRGRITTGYRTLTHEAAAVLVGLPPMDLQELAAARTNGLLRRYRVGNPGPGSEELEEIEEKMREIRRSVMKRWHCRLRRPDSARHRAVGPIVLVLSGHGCFGEHLHMIRKEVTPGCWHCGAEVDTAQHNLVDCPAWMP encoded by the exons ATGCTAGCGTTCGGGCTCGTCATCGCCAATGCATTCAACGGGATGCCCTGGACAGCAATCACGTCTGCACTTCTTCGGCACCGAGTGCCGGACTGCCTGGCAGCGATGATTCGTGACTACCTGTCTGCAGCTATTTGTCCTGCCGGGGTCGGTGCAGGCCCCGATCCTGTGGGACTAAGCGTTCGACGAGGTGCTACACGCCGCACTCCCGGCCGGA TAGTTGGGGCCATAGAACGCCAGGGATTCCGCGTCTCGCCGGAGAAGACCCAGGCCATTTGGTTCCACAACGGGAGAAAGAAGCGGGCAATACCACACGCAAGAGGAAAAATCGGAGGAAAAGTGAAGTACCTTGTCCTCGTCCTGGACGGCAGATGGACTTTCGAGGACCATTTCGAAGAGCGCACCCCCGCCTGTAGAGGACG GATCACAACAGGATACCGCACCCTCACGCACGAGGCGGCCGCCGTTCTGGTGGGCCTCCCACCGATGGACCTGCAGGAGCTAGCTGCAGCGCGGACCAACGGGCTCCTGCGCCGCTACCGCGTAGGGAACCCTGGTCCAGGATCGGAGGAACTCGAAGAAATCGAAGAAAAGATGAGGGAGATCCGGCGGTCCGTCATGAAGAGGTGGCATTGCCGGCTGCGTAGGCCGGACAGCGCTCGCCACCGGGCCGTCGGACCCATCGTCCTG GTACTCTCCGGGCACGGATGCTTCGGGGAGCACCTGCACATGATCAGGAAGGAGGTGACGCCTgggtgttggcattgcggaGCGGAGGTGGACACCGCGCAGCACAATCTGGTGGACTGTCCGGCTTGGATGCCG